In Thermococcus sp. 21S7, the following are encoded in one genomic region:
- a CDS encoding thioredoxin family protein: MGLISDADKKVIKEEFFSKMTNPVKIIGFIGKEHCQYCDQLKGLIQELSELSDKLTYEFHDFDSEEGRKIAEQYRIDRAPAITLTRDGKDMGVRFFGLPAGHEFGAFLESIVDVSNASTDLMPESKEALANVDRDVRILVFVTPTCPYCPLAVRMAHKFAIENTNAGKGRILGDMVEAIEYPEWADQYSVMAVPKIVIIVDGEDKVQFEGAYPEKMFMEKLLAALE; the protein is encoded by the coding sequence ATGGGATTGATTAGCGATGCGGACAAAAAGGTCATCAAGGAGGAATTCTTCTCTAAGATGACGAACCCCGTTAAGATTATCGGGTTCATAGGTAAGGAGCACTGCCAGTACTGCGACCAGCTTAAAGGGCTGATTCAGGAACTCAGCGAGCTCAGCGACAAGCTCACCTACGAGTTCCACGACTTCGACAGCGAGGAGGGCAGGAAGATAGCCGAGCAGTACAGGATCGACCGCGCCCCTGCCATCACGCTCACCCGGGACGGTAAGGACATGGGCGTCAGGTTCTTCGGCCTTCCGGCCGGCCACGAGTTCGGCGCATTCCTTGAGAGCATCGTCGATGTCAGCAACGCGTCCACTGACCTGATGCCGGAGAGCAAGGAGGCCCTCGCCAACGTTGACAGGGACGTCAGAATACTCGTCTTCGTCACCCCGACCTGCCCGTACTGCCCGCTCGCCGTCAGGATGGCCCACAAGTTCGCCATCGAGAACACCAACGCCGGCAAGGGCAGGATACTAGGTGACATGGTCGAGGCCATCGAGTATCCGGAGTGGGCCGACCAGTACAGCGTCATGGCCGTTCCGAAGATAGTCATCATCGTCGACGGCGAGGACAAGGTCCAGTTCGAGGGTGCCTACCCGGAGAAGATGTTCATGGAGAAGCTCCTCGCGGCCCTTGAGTGA
- a CDS encoding transcriptional regulator — protein MGEPDIFYILGNKVRRDLLSHLTCTECYFSFLSSKVSVSSTAVAKHLKIMEREGILKSYEREGPFIGPARKYYNIALSRTYVTTVTPNLFWYRGLDLNESPVEKVSIDLTQIPTDHESLLGMVSSFLELTSELEKILLALQAIESRRDRLMKELKERYLKEIGDMTQLAILHYLLLTGEATVEELSDRLNLKEREVLVKAQELDRFVPLIIKDGTIKIDKDKLNQKLGGVEYAGENKGRG, from the coding sequence ATGGGTGAACCCGACATCTTTTACATACTGGGGAACAAAGTGAGGCGCGATCTGCTCAGCCACCTCACATGTACGGAATGCTACTTCAGCTTCCTCAGCAGCAAGGTTAGCGTGTCATCAACGGCAGTAGCCAAGCACCTTAAAATCATGGAGCGCGAAGGCATCTTGAAGTCCTACGAGCGGGAGGGGCCCTTCATCGGCCCCGCAAGGAAGTACTACAACATAGCCCTTTCAAGGACTTACGTCACGACGGTGACGCCGAACCTCTTCTGGTACCGCGGTCTGGATCTCAATGAGTCACCCGTTGAGAAGGTCAGCATTGATCTGACGCAGATACCCACGGATCACGAGAGCCTCCTTGGCATGGTGAGTTCGTTCCTGGAGCTAACTTCGGAGCTTGAGAAGATACTCCTAGCACTGCAGGCCATTGAGAGCAGGCGCGACAGACTCATGAAGGAGCTGAAGGAGAGGTATCTCAAAGAGATAGGCGACATGACCCAGCTGGCAATACTGCACTACCTCCTCCTCACGGGTGAGGCCACCGTCGAGGAGCTGAGCGACAGGCTCAACCTCAAGGAGAGGGAAGTTCTTGTAAAGGCACAGGAGCTGGACAGGTTCGTACCGTTAATAATAAAAGACGGAACTATCAAAATCGACAAGGACAAGCTAAACCAAAAGCTTGGCGGTGTCGAATATGCCGGAGAAAATAAAGGTCGTGGTTAA
- a CDS encoding 4Fe-4S binding protein: MPEKIKVVVNEDKCYLCGGCAGVCPTLAINVSPSKWEFFQDKCIYCRICIAACPVGALSAEPLGVGE, translated from the coding sequence ATGCCGGAGAAAATAAAGGTCGTGGTTAACGAGGACAAGTGCTACCTCTGCGGTGGCTGTGCTGGAGTCTGCCCAACGCTTGCAATAAACGTAAGCCCATCAAAATGGGAGTTCTTCCAGGACAAGTGCATCTACTGCAGGATATGCATTGCCGCCTGTCCAGTGGGCGCACTGAGCGCTGAACCCCTGGGGGTGGGAGAGTGA
- a CDS encoding NAD(P)/FAD-dependent oxidoreductase, with the protein MKYDVVVVGAGIAGPLVARNVAKAGFSVLLIDKKPAIGTPKQCAEGISIKVFEKYDIPYDGRFINREIYGAKLYSPSGYELELRYKEASGVILERKVFDKMLAYYAAKAGADVLARTEALDVIRKDGKIVGIKAKHENEPIEIHADIIVAADGVESTIARKAGINTYAPPHEFDSSYEYEMLIEGYDPDLIHLWFGNEVAPRGYVWVFPKDEDRANVGIGINSDNPQTAKYYLDKWLRENKIPAKKLLEINVGIVPVGGFVKELARDNVLVVGDAARQVNPMHGGGMAEAMEAGTIASRWIVKALEEENLSLLQNYTREWWEKDGKRLEKVLKVRKVTEKLTDEDLDLFIQILSGADAEKIAGGDYGEVIRALLKHPKVILSPRRIKLLRELL; encoded by the coding sequence ATGAAATACGACGTTGTTGTGGTGGGAGCTGGAATCGCCGGCCCCCTAGTCGCGAGAAACGTTGCTAAAGCCGGGTTTTCTGTTCTTCTCATCGATAAAAAACCAGCCATCGGCACGCCCAAGCAGTGTGCCGAAGGCATAAGCATCAAGGTCTTTGAGAAGTACGACATACCCTACGACGGGCGCTTTATCAACCGCGAAATCTACGGTGCCAAGCTCTACTCCCCCAGCGGGTACGAGCTTGAGCTCCGCTACAAAGAGGCCAGCGGCGTTATCCTGGAAAGAAAGGTCTTCGACAAGATGCTGGCCTACTATGCAGCAAAAGCTGGAGCCGACGTCCTTGCCAGAACCGAGGCACTGGACGTCATCAGAAAGGACGGAAAAATAGTCGGAATCAAGGCAAAGCACGAAAACGAGCCGATTGAGATTCACGCCGACATTATAGTCGCGGCCGACGGCGTGGAGAGTACGATAGCGAGAAAGGCCGGCATAAACACCTACGCTCCCCCGCACGAGTTCGATTCCAGCTACGAGTACGAGATGCTCATCGAGGGCTACGACCCGGACCTGATACACCTCTGGTTCGGCAACGAGGTTGCCCCGAGGGGCTACGTCTGGGTCTTCCCGAAGGACGAGGACAGGGCCAACGTTGGAATAGGCATCAACTCCGACAACCCGCAGACGGCCAAGTACTACCTCGACAAGTGGCTGAGGGAGAACAAGATCCCGGCCAAGAAGCTCCTGGAAATAAACGTTGGTATCGTTCCGGTGGGCGGCTTCGTCAAGGAACTCGCCAGGGATAACGTTCTCGTCGTCGGCGACGCCGCCAGGCAGGTAAACCCGATGCACGGCGGTGGAATGGCCGAGGCCATGGAGGCTGGAACGATAGCAAGCAGGTGGATAGTCAAGGCCCTCGAAGAGGAGAATCTCTCGCTCCTCCAGAACTACACCAGGGAATGGTGGGAAAAGGATGGAAAGAGGCTTGAAAAGGTCCTGAAGGTTAGAAAAGTAACGGAGAAGCTCACGGACGAGGACCTGGACCTCTTCATCCAGATACTCAGCGGCGCCGACGCTGAGAAAATAGCGGGAGGAGACTACGGAGAGGTTATCAGGGCGCTCCTCAAGCACCCGAAGGTCATCCTCAGCCCGAGGAGAATAAAGCTCCTCAGGGAGCTTCTCTGA
- the topA gene encoding DNA topoisomerase I, which produces MVTLIIAEKPNVARKIAYALAEGKPVRKTIGKVGYYEFTRDGKKIIVAPAVGHLFSLAPKVKTYGYPIFDIEWVPVYVAEKGKSYAKDYIKALATLARRADEFVVACDYDTEGEVIGYTALKYACGVDPAKAKRMKFSALTKKDILKAWYNLEPTINFGMADAGIARHVLDWYWGVNLSRALTSAIKRASGKWQVLSTGRVQGPTLKFLVDREKEIQNFKPTPYWVIKMLLEKNGEQYTAVYEKERILDENEAKRIVEEAKKGPAFVEKVEVKQQKRNPPVPFDLGTLQREAYSAFGYSPKKTLEIAQKLYEKGYCLHPDSLIPTPGGVKKIKELPKEGEVFALDFDLKLSRARYRLLERDADEPMYKVTLSDRTELYLTGDHPVLVYRDDKLIFVPAGELKEDDQIVFLLNRGQFKGVSSAPTLLGFILKNASSMKDYILYEPAFGRIIRERIKRAGLKVEILWRFKIKEPTYYKYLRGKMPVKIFRFLMERGVISKGEARNVFKGFSYGTSTTPISFEFNEDFWYLFGFVVGDGHLDRKGQITISAKERTEETVKALREVAESLGVPFAYDGKYKLIILRSKSLTRLFELLGCPYGNKTEVFEIPGEIMAKPKWMASFLAGYYDADSHIGTKPTGGGKSMSPQIVLTSKNRGAIYTVKLMWQLLGVGTYLWEKKGSQGNLVAYELKVYSRDALRFYEVMKDYLRVKSRDLEKVRKVAIRRRKVYSHHYSVLRVRDWSGKLRTDNTLWKEFDMSNQTAHGHGISLDKLERIRDYLTDEDLRRIATGDVYVLEIKSIEKFHYRGKVYDLVVDNYHNFIANGVVVHNCSYPRTSSQKLPKNLNFRSILQNLAKLPEYKPFAHELLGKERLKPVEGKKDDPAHPAIYPTGELPKPGDLTKDEQKVYDLVVRRFLALFMEPAVREIMKVVINSNSHRFILGGARTMKEGWLKVYGKYVKFDEVILPAFKEGEPVKVIQIKREKKKTKPPARYSPAAVIKRMEDLGIGTKATRAQILETLYSRGYIEGKRKIKVTPLGMRVVEALEKNVPDIVSVELTKAFEEKMEEIMAGKADREGVIEKSKNQLIKILQVFKEKELDIGKMLMETTGTGATTSKTAARKAGAVKELSEEEEKAVKKAVDGGERRKEPLVIGKCPKCGGDLVVRYNRKTGKRFVGCSNWPKCNVTYPLLQRGEIIPTNKTCCGGAPVVKIREKGREYEICVDMNCRDWKR; this is translated from the coding sequence ATGGTCACGCTCATCATAGCCGAGAAGCCCAACGTCGCGAGAAAAATCGCCTATGCACTGGCGGAAGGCAAACCCGTTAGAAAAACGATAGGGAAGGTAGGTTACTACGAGTTCACCCGCGACGGAAAGAAGATAATAGTCGCCCCCGCCGTGGGCCACCTCTTCTCCCTCGCCCCAAAGGTGAAGACCTACGGCTACCCCATCTTTGACATCGAGTGGGTGCCCGTCTATGTCGCCGAGAAGGGGAAAAGCTACGCCAAGGACTACATCAAGGCATTGGCAACGCTCGCTAGGAGGGCGGACGAGTTCGTGGTGGCCTGCGACTACGACACGGAGGGTGAGGTTATCGGCTATACAGCCCTCAAGTACGCCTGCGGCGTTGACCCCGCCAAGGCGAAGAGAATGAAGTTCTCCGCCCTCACCAAAAAGGACATCCTCAAGGCATGGTACAACCTCGAACCGACGATAAACTTCGGAATGGCCGATGCCGGAATAGCACGCCACGTCCTCGACTGGTACTGGGGTGTGAACCTGTCGAGGGCCCTAACCTCGGCAATAAAACGCGCAAGCGGCAAATGGCAGGTTCTCTCCACAGGCCGCGTTCAGGGTCCGACGCTTAAGTTTCTGGTTGACAGGGAGAAGGAGATTCAGAACTTCAAGCCGACCCCATACTGGGTAATCAAGATGCTCCTTGAGAAGAACGGGGAGCAGTACACGGCGGTCTATGAGAAGGAGCGCATACTCGATGAAAACGAGGCGAAGCGCATCGTCGAGGAGGCTAAGAAGGGCCCGGCCTTCGTCGAGAAGGTCGAGGTCAAGCAGCAGAAAAGGAATCCGCCGGTGCCCTTCGACCTCGGAACCCTGCAGAGGGAAGCTTATTCCGCCTTCGGTTACTCCCCGAAGAAGACTCTGGAGATTGCACAGAAGCTGTACGAGAAAGGCTACTGCCTGCATCCGGACTCCCTCATTCCAACCCCAGGTGGAGTGAAGAAAATCAAAGAGTTGCCCAAGGAGGGGGAGGTGTTTGCCCTTGACTTTGATTTGAAGTTATCAAGGGCCAGGTACAGGCTCCTTGAAAGGGATGCGGATGAGCCCATGTACAAAGTTACCCTCAGCGACAGAACGGAGCTTTATCTTACTGGAGACCATCCCGTTCTGGTTTACCGGGACGACAAGCTTATTTTCGTACCCGCAGGGGAGCTCAAGGAAGACGACCAGATTGTTTTTCTTTTAAACCGGGGACAATTCAAAGGAGTGAGTTCAGCTCCCACTCTCTTGGGCTTTATTCTCAAAAATGCCTCCTCGATGAAGGATTATATTCTCTACGAGCCTGCCTTCGGAAGAATTATACGGGAAAGGATAAAGAGAGCGGGCCTGAAAGTGGAGATTCTATGGAGGTTCAAAATCAAGGAGCCTACCTACTACAAGTATCTCAGAGGCAAAATGCCGGTGAAGATTTTCAGGTTCCTTATGGAGAGAGGTGTAATATCAAAGGGGGAAGCAAGAAATGTTTTCAAGGGGTTCTCTTACGGAACCTCAACAACGCCAATTTCTTTTGAGTTCAATGAGGACTTCTGGTATCTGTTCGGCTTTGTCGTTGGGGACGGCCATCTAGATAGGAAGGGCCAAATAACGATTTCGGCCAAGGAGAGGACGGAGGAGACAGTAAAAGCACTCCGGGAAGTTGCGGAGTCCCTCGGTGTTCCCTTTGCGTACGATGGAAAATACAAGCTGATAATCCTGCGTAGCAAGTCCCTGACGAGGCTGTTTGAGCTCCTTGGCTGTCCCTATGGGAACAAAACCGAGGTATTCGAGATTCCCGGTGAGATAATGGCAAAGCCCAAATGGATGGCCTCTTTCCTGGCTGGCTACTACGATGCGGACAGCCACATTGGGACGAAACCAACCGGTGGCGGGAAATCCATGTCCCCGCAAATCGTCCTAACGTCCAAGAACAGGGGGGCAATATACACCGTCAAGCTCATGTGGCAACTCCTCGGCGTTGGCACGTACCTATGGGAGAAAAAGGGCAGTCAGGGCAATTTAGTGGCGTACGAACTTAAGGTTTACTCCCGCGATGCACTCAGGTTCTACGAGGTCATGAAGGATTACCTGAGAGTGAAGAGTCGGGACCTTGAGAAGGTTCGGAAGGTTGCGATTAGGAGGAGAAAGGTGTATTCCCATCATTACAGCGTTCTCAGAGTTAGGGACTGGAGCGGGAAGCTAAGAACCGACAACACCCTTTGGAAAGAGTTTGATATGTCCAACCAGACAGCCCACGGACATGGAATAAGCCTCGACAAGCTCGAAAGAATCAGGGATTACCTGACCGATGAGGACCTTCGCAGGATTGCCACAGGCGACGTCTACGTTCTCGAAATAAAATCCATTGAAAAGTTCCACTACAGAGGCAAGGTCTACGACCTTGTTGTTGATAACTACCACAACTTCATTGCCAACGGTGTCGTCGTTCACAACTGTTCCTACCCCCGCACCTCATCACAGAAGCTCCCCAAGAACCTCAACTTCCGCTCCATTCTCCAGAACCTCGCCAAGCTGCCTGAGTACAAGCCCTTCGCCCACGAGCTTCTTGGTAAGGAGCGGCTCAAGCCCGTCGAGGGCAAGAAGGACGACCCCGCCCACCCAGCAATCTACCCAACTGGGGAGCTTCCGAAGCCCGGTGACCTCACGAAGGATGAGCAGAAGGTCTATGACCTCGTGGTCAGGCGCTTCCTGGCCCTCTTCATGGAGCCAGCGGTGAGGGAGATAATGAAGGTCGTAATAAACTCCAACTCCCACCGCTTCATCCTGGGTGGGGCGAGGACAATGAAGGAGGGCTGGCTGAAGGTCTACGGCAAGTACGTCAAGTTCGACGAGGTGATCCTTCCCGCGTTTAAGGAGGGCGAGCCGGTCAAGGTCATTCAGATAAAGCGTGAGAAGAAGAAGACGAAGCCCCCCGCGCGCTATTCGCCCGCGGCGGTTATCAAGAGGATGGAGGACCTAGGCATAGGGACCAAGGCCACCCGCGCGCAGATTCTGGAGACCCTCTACAGCCGCGGCTACATCGAGGGCAAGCGGAAGATAAAGGTCACTCCCCTCGGCATGCGCGTCGTTGAGGCCCTGGAGAAGAACGTGCCCGACATAGTGAGCGTCGAGCTGACGAAGGCCTTCGAGGAGAAGATGGAGGAGATTATGGCCGGGAAGGCCGACAGGGAGGGCGTCATCGAGAAGAGCAAGAACCAGCTCATCAAAATCCTCCAGGTTTTCAAGGAGAAGGAGCTCGACATCGGAAAGATGCTCATGGAGACTACTGGAACCGGGGCGACCACCTCAAAAACGGCCGCCAGAAAAGCCGGTGCAGTAAAGGAGCTCAGCGAGGAAGAGGAGAAGGCGGTTAAAAAGGCCGTTGACGGGGGAGAGCGGAGGAAGGAGCCCCTCGTGATAGGCAAGTGCCCCAAGTGCGGCGGCGACCTCGTGGTGCGCTATAACAGAAAGACCGGGAAGAGGTTCGTCGGCTGCTCCAACTGGCCCAAGTGCAACGTCACCTACCCGCTCCTCCAGCGCGGCGAGATAATCCCGACCAACAAAACCTGCTGCGGCGGCGCACCGGTGGTTAAGATACGCGAGAAGGGCCGCGAGTACGAGATATGCGTTGACATGAACTGCAGGGATTGGAAGCGATAG
- the dcd gene encoding dCTP deaminase, with translation MMLPDWKIRKEILIEPFNEKSLQPAGYDLRVGREAYINGELIDVRGAGKVVIPPRTYALILTLERVKLPDDVMGDMKLRSSLAREGLLGSFAWVDPGWDGNLTLGVYNASDKPVELAYGERFVQIAFIRLEGPAKNPYRGNYQGSQHLVLSRRKSK, from the coding sequence ATGATGCTCCCGGACTGGAAAATCAGGAAGGAAATTCTAATCGAGCCCTTCAATGAAAAGTCCCTCCAGCCGGCAGGCTATGACCTGCGCGTTGGTAGGGAGGCGTACATAAATGGGGAACTAATCGACGTTAGAGGAGCCGGAAAAGTGGTGATTCCCCCCAGGACCTACGCCCTCATCCTGACCCTGGAGCGTGTGAAGCTCCCCGACGACGTCATGGGGGACATGAAGCTCAGGAGCAGCCTCGCCAGGGAAGGTCTGCTCGGCTCGTTCGCGTGGGTTGATCCTGGCTGGGACGGCAACCTAACCCTTGGAGTCTACAATGCCTCGGATAAGCCGGTTGAACTTGCCTACGGGGAGCGCTTTGTCCAGATAGCATTCATCAGGCTGGAAGGGCCAGCGAAAAATCCGTACAGGGGAAACTATCAGGGAAGCCAACATCTCGTGCTTTCGAGGAGGAAATCGAAATAA
- the hpkA gene encoding archaeal histone HpkA: MAELPIAPIDRLIRKAGAERVSEEAAKILAEYLEEYAIELSKKSVQFARHAGRKTVKAEDVKLALKA; encoded by the coding sequence ATGGCTGAGTTGCCGATTGCTCCAATTGACAGGCTTATAAGGAAGGCCGGTGCCGAGAGGGTCAGTGAGGAGGCTGCTAAGATTCTTGCCGAGTACCTTGAGGAGTACGCTATCGAGCTCAGCAAGAAGTCCGTCCAGTTCGCCAGGCACGCTGGCAGAAAGACCGTTAAGGCCGAGGACGTTAAGCTCGCTCTCAAGGCCTGA
- a CDS encoding TIGR04013 family B12-binding domain/radical SAM domain-containing protein, which translates to MPEIAVRMTKRNHNAFVHLLGALESQGFDLDGLLITKDFKEILRARPRVVLYSFFTEEIWGALPDEVRILKEKGALLVAGGYHAIAMPRHTLSRLGFDIAVIGEGEEVLYRLLTVLKKTGYRITKDLLNVRGLAFYLNGEFVFTGFAKVEDFWRFPPYPESVRLISPIEITRGCPFGCYYCQTPYIKGLRMRHRPIDQIVKYSRRMRDMRYITPNAFAYGSPGAILNLNKLEALLRALQPLREEGRRLYYGTFPSEVRPEFVLPETLELLIDYADNRRLAIGAQSGDDAMLKAMHRLHRVEHVQRAVEYMLEYGFEPVVDFIVGLPNETGESQRKSIELMKWIMTKGGKVRAHYFMPLPGTPWARCKPSPLSEEMKKFLGRMAAKGRIEGSWGKQVELSRKLQKLMDEFYEEPMSHTVPVRSVC; encoded by the coding sequence ATGCCCGAGATAGCGGTGAGAATGACAAAGCGCAACCACAACGCCTTCGTCCATCTCCTCGGCGCCCTGGAGAGCCAGGGCTTTGACCTGGACGGGCTTTTGATAACCAAGGATTTTAAAGAGATACTTCGGGCGAGGCCAAGGGTGGTTCTGTACTCCTTTTTTACGGAGGAGATATGGGGGGCCCTGCCCGATGAGGTACGCATCCTGAAGGAGAAAGGGGCCCTCCTCGTTGCCGGAGGCTACCACGCGATAGCCATGCCGAGGCACACCCTGAGCCGGCTCGGCTTTGACATCGCGGTTATAGGCGAGGGGGAGGAGGTTCTCTACCGGCTCCTCACCGTGCTGAAAAAGACCGGGTACCGAATCACAAAGGATCTCCTGAACGTTCGGGGGCTGGCCTTCTACCTCAACGGCGAGTTCGTTTTCACGGGCTTTGCCAAGGTCGAGGACTTCTGGCGTTTCCCGCCGTATCCCGAGAGCGTCCGTCTCATATCGCCGATAGAGATAACACGCGGCTGTCCCTTCGGCTGCTACTACTGTCAAACACCCTACATCAAGGGGCTGAGGATGAGGCACCGGCCGATAGACCAAATCGTAAAGTACTCCCGCAGGATGAGGGACATGCGCTACATAACGCCGAACGCCTTCGCCTACGGCTCCCCTGGGGCGATTTTAAATCTCAACAAGCTTGAGGCTCTCCTTAGGGCCCTTCAGCCCCTCAGGGAAGAGGGCAGAAGGCTCTACTACGGCACGTTCCCGAGTGAGGTTCGTCCGGAGTTCGTCCTTCCGGAGACGCTGGAACTCCTCATAGACTATGCAGACAACAGAAGGCTGGCCATCGGGGCGCAGAGCGGCGATGATGCAATGCTCAAGGCCATGCACAGGCTCCACCGGGTCGAGCACGTTCAGCGGGCAGTCGAATACATGCTTGAGTACGGCTTTGAACCGGTCGTTGACTTCATCGTCGGCCTTCCGAATGAAACTGGGGAGAGCCAGAGGAAGAGTATCGAGCTGATGAAGTGGATAATGACCAAGGGAGGGAAGGTAAGGGCTCACTACTTCATGCCCCTCCCCGGGACTCCATGGGCGCGCTGCAAGCCGAGCCCGCTGAGCGAGGAGATGAAGAAGTTTCTGGGCAGGATGGCGGCTAAGGGGAGGATAGAGGGCTCGTGGGGCAAGCAGGTTGAACTTTCCAGGAAGCTCCAGAAACTCATGGACGAGTTCTATGAGGAGCCGATGAGCCACACCGTGCCCGTGCGCAGCGTCTGCTGA
- a CDS encoding toprim domain-containing protein has translation MYAENYKRFLELIDKLREFEGVLIVEGPRDEVALRNLGVRAEIIRLSRLPLTEIALIASSHKEVMILTDFDRKGEELARKLLRYLEGYPCRVDAETRRELRRIAKKDIKGIEDLYGLYLKVVSVSDPPLEGIR, from the coding sequence ATGTACGCCGAAAACTATAAAAGATTCCTAGAGCTTATAGATAAACTGCGAGAGTTTGAGGGAGTCCTCATCGTGGAGGGCCCGCGAGACGAGGTGGCTCTGAGGAATCTGGGGGTCAGGGCGGAGATAATAAGGCTCTCCCGCCTGCCTTTAACGGAAATTGCGCTCATCGCGTCATCACATAAAGAGGTCATGATACTTACGGACTTCGACAGAAAGGGCGAAGAACTCGCAAGGAAGCTCCTCCGGTATCTGGAGGGCTATCCCTGCAGGGTTGATGCAGAGACGCGCAGGGAGCTCAGGAGAATAGCAAAGAAGGACATCAAGGGGATTGAAGACCTCTACGGCCTTTACCTTAAGGTCGTCTCCGTTTCTGACCCCCCTCTGGAGGGGATTCGATGA
- the dnaG gene encoding DNA primase DnaG — MKRKKTVLHHILAEKQKFEKRKEGGGMSAKDEFGTTKYVIYAEFEANGIVERPDVVGAIFGQTEGLLGDDLDLRELQKTGRIGRIRVEVHTKAGKTYGTITVPSSLDRVETAILAAALETIDRVGPAEAKIKVLRIEDVRATKRKYIIERAKEILESLMEQEIPETQELTEEVKKAVRAKELIEYGPEKLPAGPHVPFSDSIIVVEGRADVLNLLKHGIKNAIAVEGTSVPETIIKLSKERIVTAFTDGDRGGELILKELLQVADVDYVARAPEGKEVEELTKKEIVKSLRSKVPAEQVITEIFYKGRNFYDVIKEKEKAKAREEKRESKPPVQAVTPPQPQKVEERRHQPEPRREERIIKPIQQPKPSELDEFGEFIEKVKASKESMALLLNKDKNTVAEIPVRELTNQLRERKDVYAVVFNGVITQRLIDTVSESGVKYLVGARKYNVVRRPINLKIVTFAE; from the coding sequence ATGAAGAGGAAGAAGACAGTGCTTCACCACATTTTGGCTGAAAAGCAGAAGTTTGAAAAACGGAAAGAAGGTGGTGGTATGTCAGCCAAAGATGAGTTTGGAACCACAAAGTACGTAATATACGCGGAGTTTGAGGCGAACGGAATTGTTGAAAGGCCGGACGTTGTTGGTGCTATTTTTGGTCAAACTGAAGGCCTCCTGGGTGACGATCTCGATTTAAGGGAACTTCAGAAGACCGGAAGGATTGGAAGGATAAGGGTTGAGGTTCACACCAAAGCCGGAAAGACCTACGGAACGATAACCGTTCCGTCGAGCCTCGACAGGGTCGAGACGGCAATCCTTGCTGCCGCCCTCGAAACCATCGACCGCGTTGGTCCTGCCGAGGCCAAGATAAAGGTTCTCCGCATCGAGGACGTCAGGGCGACCAAGAGGAAGTACATAATAGAGAGGGCCAAGGAGATACTGGAGAGCCTGATGGAGCAGGAGATACCGGAAACGCAGGAGCTGACGGAGGAGGTCAAGAAGGCAGTCCGCGCCAAGGAGCTCATCGAATACGGGCCGGAGAAGCTTCCTGCAGGGCCCCACGTACCGTTCTCGGACTCAATCATAGTCGTCGAGGGCAGGGCCGATGTTCTCAACCTGCTCAAGCACGGCATAAAGAACGCCATAGCCGTTGAGGGCACCTCCGTTCCCGAGACCATCATAAAGCTCAGCAAGGAGAGAATTGTTACCGCCTTCACCGACGGCGACCGCGGCGGCGAGCTCATCCTCAAGGAGCTCCTGCAGGTGGCGGATGTTGACTACGTGGCAAGGGCACCGGAGGGCAAAGAAGTTGAGGAGCTTACCAAGAAGGAGATAGTCAAGTCCCTCAGGAGCAAGGTTCCGGCCGAGCAGGTCATAACCGAGATATTCTACAAGGGCAGGAACTTCTACGACGTCATCAAGGAAAAGGAGAAGGCAAAGGCCAGGGAGGAGAAGAGGGAATCCAAACCGCCCGTCCAGGCTGTGACTCCGCCGCAGCCGCAGAAGGTTGAGGAGAGGAGGCACCAGCCGGAGCCCAGGAGGGAGGAGCGCATAATAAAGCCCATCCAGCAGCCGAAGCCGAGCGAACTCGATGAGTTCGGGGAGTTCATAGAGAAGGTTAAAGCCTCCAAAGAGTCGATGGCACTCCTCCTCAATAAGGACAAGAACACCGTTGCGGAGATACCGGTCAGGGAGCTCACGAACCAGCTCAGGGAGCGTAAGGACGTCTATGCGGTGGTATTCAACGGCGTCATCACCCAGAGGCTCATCGACACGGTGAGCGAGAGCGGCGTCAAGTACCTCGTCGGCGCGAGGAAGTACAACGTCGTCAGGCGTCCGATAAACCTCAAGATAGTCACCTTCGCGGAGTAA